From Vreelandella neptunia, the proteins below share one genomic window:
- a CDS encoding peroxiredoxin codes for MSLRINAVVPDFEAETSQGPIRFHDWIGDSWAILFSHPKDFTPVCTTEFGAVAQLSAEWTKRGTKVIGVSVDGVEDHKRWGNDIQTVSGSEVDFPIIADDGLTVSKLYDMLPEDAYLPDGRTPADSATVRSVFIIGPDKQLKLSMTYPMTVGRNFAEILRALDALQTTSKHGVATPADWTIGQDVIIPPSVSDADAKQKYGEYETVLPYLRKTPLR; via the coding sequence ATGTCATTACGTATTAATGCCGTCGTGCCCGATTTCGAAGCGGAGACTAGCCAAGGGCCGATTCGCTTTCATGACTGGATTGGCGACAGCTGGGCAATCCTGTTTTCGCACCCTAAAGACTTTACCCCGGTTTGCACGACGGAATTCGGTGCCGTTGCACAGTTGAGCGCAGAGTGGACGAAACGCGGCACCAAAGTGATCGGTGTTTCCGTGGATGGCGTTGAAGACCACAAGCGCTGGGGCAATGACATCCAAACCGTCAGCGGCAGCGAAGTCGATTTTCCGATCATTGCCGATGATGGGCTAACGGTGTCAAAGCTGTACGACATGCTGCCCGAAGATGCCTATCTGCCCGATGGCCGTACGCCTGCAGACAGCGCCACGGTGCGTTCGGTGTTTATTATTGGGCCGGATAAGCAGTTGAAACTATCCATGACCTATCCAATGACCGTAGGGCGCAACTTTGCCGAAATCCTACGCGCCCTGGATGCATTGCAAACCACGTCCAAACACGGCGTTGCCACACCGGCCGATTGGACGATAGGTCAGGACGTGATTATTCCGCCTAGCGTTTCTGACGCGGATGCCAAGCAGAAGTATGGCGAATACGAAACGGTTCTGCCCTACTTGCGCAAAACGCCACTGCGCTAA
- a CDS encoding heavy metal translocating P-type ATPase, whose product MSTTTPAKTSAVSPSPTTLRVQGMDCGGCERKVEAALNRLNHVEHVSASAVAGSVQLTPTIGKTLPHAEIESTITALGYQLIDESASMAGSTKHTPWWQSPKGRLVLVSGALLALAWGLRFAWPALGGWPFIAATVVGLVPVVQRAWQALKVGNPFTIEMLMSIAALGALAINAAAEAAVVVFLFAVGEMLEGVAAAQARRSISALSKLTPSTARLLEQGEVREVAAASLQPGQRVQVRPGDRLPCDGQIIAGHSSIDESPVNGESVPRERSEGESVFAGTVNLDGVLEVEVTRSAENNTIARVIKLVEEAQAAKAPVARFIDRFAFYYMPAVVGVALLVAIIPPLVSTMLWSESIYRALALLLIACPCALVISTPAAIAAGLSVGARNGLLMKGGAVLEQLGKLKRVALDKTGTLTAGKPTVTDVESLEAGNRLDKNRRAEIVRLAAALEQGSSHPLAVAISDYYDLQEGAPVPTVQGARALAGQGVAGQVEGRELLLVSPRYLQPFTQHTGEIEARIAALEAQGKSLAVLLERGIEGEDGIENERLLGLIALRDEPREDAREGLQALERLGVQAVMLSGDNARTVAAIGEQLGIEAEGELMPEDKAQRVREWQSQGLGPVGKVGDGINDAPALAAAEVGIAMGSGTDVALETADAALLKNRVGGIAEMIALSRATMRNVKTNVALALGFKALFLVSTALGITGMWVAVMADTGATVLVTLNALHLLRYRFNDLD is encoded by the coding sequence ATGAGTACGACCACACCGGCTAAAACCTCTGCAGTTTCTCCGTCGCCGACTACCCTGCGCGTGCAGGGTATGGACTGCGGTGGCTGCGAACGTAAAGTTGAAGCGGCGCTAAATCGTTTAAACCATGTTGAACATGTCTCGGCGAGTGCCGTTGCGGGGTCGGTTCAGTTGACTCCCACAATCGGTAAAACGCTGCCGCATGCCGAGATTGAGTCGACGATTACGGCTCTGGGCTACCAACTGATCGATGAGTCGGCCAGCATGGCTGGATCGACAAAACATACCCCCTGGTGGCAGTCGCCCAAAGGGCGTTTGGTGCTTGTCAGTGGTGCGCTGCTGGCGCTTGCCTGGGGGCTTAGATTTGCCTGGCCCGCCTTGGGCGGTTGGCCATTCATAGCTGCGACGGTCGTTGGGCTTGTGCCGGTTGTTCAGCGTGCGTGGCAGGCACTTAAGGTGGGCAACCCCTTCACCATTGAAATGCTGATGAGCATCGCAGCCCTTGGGGCGTTGGCGATAAACGCCGCCGCCGAAGCAGCGGTAGTGGTGTTTCTATTTGCAGTGGGGGAGATGCTGGAAGGCGTTGCCGCCGCTCAGGCACGCCGCAGTATTTCGGCACTTTCCAAACTAACGCCCTCCACCGCGCGGTTGCTGGAGCAGGGCGAAGTGCGCGAAGTAGCTGCCGCCTCGCTTCAGCCGGGGCAACGGGTGCAGGTACGCCCCGGCGACCGTCTGCCCTGTGACGGGCAAATTATTGCTGGTCACTCCTCGATTGATGAATCGCCTGTGAATGGTGAGTCGGTGCCACGGGAGCGTAGCGAAGGCGAGTCAGTATTTGCTGGCACCGTCAATCTGGATGGCGTGCTTGAGGTTGAGGTAACCCGCAGCGCTGAAAACAACACCATCGCCCGAGTGATTAAGCTCGTGGAGGAGGCTCAGGCGGCCAAAGCACCGGTGGCGCGTTTTATTGATCGCTTTGCGTTTTACTATATGCCGGCGGTCGTCGGGGTGGCGCTGCTGGTCGCTATCATACCGCCGCTGGTGTCGACGATGCTGTGGTCGGAATCCATTTATCGTGCCCTAGCGCTACTGCTCATTGCCTGCCCCTGTGCGCTGGTGATCTCGACGCCTGCGGCCATTGCGGCCGGGTTATCGGTGGGTGCTCGCAACGGCCTGTTGATGAAAGGCGGCGCAGTATTAGAGCAGTTAGGCAAACTCAAGCGGGTCGCGCTGGATAAAACCGGCACGCTAACTGCGGGCAAACCCACCGTGACGGATGTGGAGAGCCTTGAAGCTGGTAACCGTCTTGATAAAAACCGTCGTGCTGAGATAGTGCGTCTTGCTGCCGCTCTGGAGCAGGGCTCGAGCCACCCTCTTGCTGTAGCGATCAGTGACTATTATGACCTACAGGAGGGAGCGCCGGTGCCTACTGTGCAAGGTGCCCGTGCGCTAGCCGGGCAGGGCGTTGCCGGGCAAGTCGAAGGGCGTGAGTTACTGCTGGTGAGCCCGCGCTATTTACAACCTTTCACCCAGCACACCGGCGAGATAGAAGCCCGTATTGCGGCGTTGGAAGCGCAGGGCAAAAGCCTGGCTGTTTTGCTAGAAAGAGGAATAGAAGGAGAGGACGGGATAGAAAATGAGCGCCTTTTAGGGCTAATCGCACTACGTGATGAACCCCGTGAAGATGCTCGCGAGGGCCTTCAAGCACTAGAACGTTTAGGCGTGCAAGCCGTGATGCTCAGCGGAGACAATGCCCGCACCGTGGCCGCCATTGGTGAGCAGCTGGGCATTGAAGCAGAAGGTGAGCTGATGCCGGAAGATAAAGCCCAGCGCGTGCGTGAGTGGCAGTCTCAGGGGCTTGGGCCGGTAGGTAAGGTGGGTGATGGTATTAACGATGCACCGGCACTCGCAGCGGCAGAAGTGGGTATCGCCATGGGCAGCGGTACCGATGTGGCGCTTGAAACCGCCGACGCTGCGCTGCTTAAAAACCGGGTAGGCGGGATAGCCGAAATGATCGCGCTTTCCCGAGCAACCATGCGCAATGTAAAAACCAACGTGGCGCTGGCGCTTGGCTTTAAAGCGCTGTTTTTGGTCTCTACGGCGCTGGGGATCACGGGGATGTGGGTCGCGGTAATGGCCGACACTGGGGCGACCGTGCTGGTCACCCTCAATGCACTGCACTTATTGCGCTACCGCTTTAATGACCTGGACTAA
- a CDS encoding sigma-70 family RNA polymerase sigma factor: MPLSATSAAAHFTQLRPRLVAFARLQLRDATAAEDAVQETLLTAFEKSATFEGRSEFETWVFGILKYKILDQLRQQRRQGTWQPLDQDLDDDTLDRLFQQDGHWQSTARPSHWGEPEHVLENQRFWQVFDACLIALPESIARVFTLRELMGLSTTDICKEIGITETNCWVILHRARLRLRECLDHGWLN, translated from the coding sequence GTGCCTCTTTCCGCTACATCAGCCGCTGCCCACTTTACCCAGCTACGACCTCGCTTAGTGGCCTTTGCGCGCCTGCAATTACGCGATGCCACCGCCGCTGAAGATGCCGTACAGGAAACCTTGCTCACCGCCTTTGAGAAAAGCGCCACCTTTGAAGGGCGCTCCGAGTTCGAGACCTGGGTATTTGGCATTTTAAAGTACAAAATTCTGGATCAGCTTCGCCAGCAGCGCCGTCAAGGGACTTGGCAACCGTTAGACCAGGACTTAGACGACGATACCCTTGACCGTCTGTTTCAACAGGATGGTCACTGGCAGAGCACTGCCCGTCCCAGCCACTGGGGAGAACCAGAGCATGTGTTAGAAAACCAACGATTTTGGCAAGTATTTGATGCATGTTTGATCGCCTTACCGGAGAGCATCGCACGTGTATTTACCCTGCGTGAACTCATGGGGCTTTCCACCACAGATATCTGTAAGGAAATCGGCATTACTGAAACCAACTGCTGGGTCATCTTACACCGTGCACGTTTACGGCTAAGAGAGTGCTTGGATCATGGTTGGTTAAATTAG
- a CDS encoding universal stress protein, with the protein MTDQVLAAIDGSQFSEGVCDYAAWASLAMDAPLTFVHVVDNHSEVPEEQNLSGNLRFGARERLMKELSELDEQRAKVNREHGKLMLEAAKERAIEDGVSDPVTRQRNGTLVESLLELEKEVRLLVVGKRGETAHQASGHLGSNLERVVRELHRPILMVPKTFKQPEKILMAFDGSKTARKGVEMLARSPLFAGTECHVLIVGAETAERRSELEWALSTLREAGHQAEGAIRAGEVDEALQAYEKEHGIDLLVMGAYGHSRIRHLLVGSTTTAMLRGSRIPVLILR; encoded by the coding sequence ATGACAGATCAAGTATTAGCCGCTATTGACGGTTCCCAGTTTTCTGAAGGCGTCTGCGATTACGCTGCCTGGGCAAGCTTGGCCATGGATGCACCGTTAACCTTTGTGCATGTGGTCGACAACCACTCAGAAGTACCCGAAGAGCAGAACCTTTCCGGCAACCTGCGTTTTGGTGCCCGCGAAAGGCTGATGAAAGAGCTTTCTGAGCTTGATGAGCAGCGCGCTAAGGTGAACCGCGAGCATGGCAAGCTGATGCTGGAAGCGGCTAAAGAGCGAGCAATTGAGGATGGGGTCAGCGACCCCGTTACTCGTCAGCGCAATGGCACCCTGGTAGAGAGCTTGTTAGAGCTTGAAAAAGAGGTGCGTTTGCTGGTGGTGGGTAAACGCGGTGAAACCGCCCACCAGGCCAGCGGGCATCTTGGCTCTAACCTTGAACGGGTGGTGCGTGAACTGCACCGGCCGATTCTGATGGTGCCGAAAACCTTCAAGCAGCCTGAAAAGATATTGATGGCCTTTGACGGTAGCAAAACCGCTCGTAAAGGGGTTGAGATGCTGGCACGCTCGCCCCTTTTTGCGGGCACCGAGTGCCATGTGCTGATCGTGGGTGCGGAAACGGCTGAACGCCGTTCCGAGCTTGAGTGGGCGTTAAGCACACTGCGCGAAGCGGGCCACCAGGCTGAAGGCGCTATTCGTGCTGGCGAGGTAGATGAAGCCCTACAAGCCTACGAAAAAGAGCACGGCATCGACCTGCTGGTGATGGGTGCCTACGGGCACTCGCGTATTCGTCACCTGCTGGTCGGCAGCACCACAACGGCCATGCTACGTGGTAGCCGCATACCGGTGCTGATTTTGCGCTAA
- a CDS encoding MerR family transcriptional regulator yields MKDQTPEPTSTERYIGIGELARESGCKPETVRYYEQIGLLPSAPRNEGNQRRYTTAAIRRLTFIRHARDFGFSVEAVRELLQMADHPTMPCEEVDTLAKRHLAEVEARLARLTSVRDELKRMINQCAGGNVGQCHIIDVLSDHRLCHQAGPHGGADVIG; encoded by the coding sequence ATGAAAGATCAAACCCCTGAGCCAACTTCCACTGAGCGCTATATCGGCATTGGCGAGCTGGCACGCGAGTCCGGCTGCAAGCCAGAAACGGTGCGCTACTACGAACAGATTGGGCTACTGCCTTCAGCACCGCGCAACGAAGGCAATCAGCGGCGCTACACCACAGCCGCTATCCGCCGTTTGACGTTTATTCGCCATGCGCGGGATTTTGGCTTTTCAGTGGAGGCGGTACGAGAGCTGTTACAAATGGCGGATCACCCCACTATGCCCTGCGAAGAGGTAGACACGCTAGCGAAGCGTCACCTAGCCGAGGTCGAGGCACGACTTGCACGACTCACCTCGGTACGCGATGAGCTCAAACGCATGATCAATCAGTGTGCGGGAGGCAATGTTGGCCAGTGCCATATTATTGACGTGCTCAGCGATCACCGCCTGTGTCATCAGGCAGGGCCTCACGGTGGCGCCGATGTCATCGGCTAA
- a CDS encoding ZIP family metal transporter, translated as MENTLLLGFLGSLIAGLLTAVGALPVLLGKTPSRGFRDLALGFAAGVMLAASFFSLIIPALDAAEIYYSGGPVPAAIVCAAILLGMGAIALLNEHLPHEHFAQGREGPEAASLRRVWLFVFAITIHNLPEGMAVGVGFGANGLEGGMPLAIGIGLQNMPEGLAVAVALMGEGYSKWRSWSIAALTGLIEPVGGLFGASIVSVSQILLPWGLAFAAGAMLYVISHEIIPETHRCGHQKKATFGLAMGLVIMLFLDVWLG; from the coding sequence ATGGAAAATACGTTGTTATTAGGGTTTTTGGGCAGCTTAATTGCTGGATTGTTGACGGCGGTGGGTGCTCTACCGGTGCTGCTGGGTAAAACGCCTAGCCGGGGCTTTCGTGATTTGGCGTTAGGTTTTGCGGCGGGGGTAATGCTGGCGGCGTCATTCTTTTCGCTGATTATTCCAGCGCTCGACGCTGCGGAAATCTATTATTCCGGCGGCCCCGTGCCTGCCGCGATTGTTTGTGCGGCTATTTTGTTAGGGATGGGCGCGATTGCGCTGCTTAACGAGCATCTGCCCCATGAGCATTTTGCCCAGGGCCGTGAAGGGCCGGAGGCTGCATCGCTTCGCCGGGTGTGGCTGTTTGTGTTTGCGATTACTATCCACAACCTACCGGAAGGCATGGCGGTGGGCGTCGGCTTTGGGGCCAATGGGTTAGAGGGCGGCATGCCCCTGGCGATCGGTATTGGCCTACAGAACATGCCAGAAGGGCTCGCCGTTGCGGTCGCCTTAATGGGCGAGGGCTACTCAAAGTGGCGCTCCTGGTCGATTGCTGCGCTAACCGGTCTCATCGAGCCCGTTGGAGGGCTATTTGGTGCCAGTATTGTCAGCGTTTCCCAAATACTGCTGCCCTGGGGCCTGGCCTTTGCCGCCGGGGCGATGCTGTATGTGATCAGCCACGAAATCATTCCCGAAACTCACCGCTGCGGGCACCAGAAAAAAGCCACCTTTGGTTTGGCCATGGGTCTGGTGATTATGCTGTTTTTAGACGTGTGGCTGGGTTAA
- a CDS encoding isocitrate dehydrogenase — protein MSQSIAVIKGDGIGPEIMEATLRVLDALDCGLTYQHIDAGLGALEKHGTLIPQESLDAIEKYGIALKGPLTTPIGKGFSSINVQLRRHFDLYANVRPAISFPGTRSRYDDIDMITVRENTEGAYLSDGQEMIDDGDTGISVIKVTRKGSERIVRYAFELAKNNGRKKVTAVHKANIIKTSSGLFLDVAREIAKEYPEIEFQEMIVDNACMQLVMNPHQFDVVVTTNLFGDILSDLCAGLVGGLGLAPGANIGEKAAIFEAVHGSAPDIEGKNIANPCALLLAAAQMLDHLGMTEKGTAIRQGIRTVLETRRDMVTPDMGGTGTTDSFAQALVEYVQS, from the coding sequence ATGAGCCAATCTATTGCAGTCATCAAGGGCGACGGTATCGGCCCCGAAATTATGGAGGCCACACTGCGTGTACTCGACGCCTTAGATTGCGGCTTAACCTACCAGCATATTGACGCTGGCTTAGGCGCCCTTGAAAAGCATGGCACGCTGATCCCTCAGGAGTCGTTGGATGCCATCGAGAAATACGGCATTGCGCTGAAAGGCCCGCTGACCACGCCGATTGGCAAAGGCTTCTCCTCGATTAACGTACAGCTACGTCGTCACTTTGACCTTTATGCCAACGTGCGCCCGGCGATTAGCTTTCCCGGTACCCGTTCGCGCTACGACGACATCGATATGATCACCGTGCGCGAAAATACCGAAGGCGCGTATCTTTCCGACGGCCAGGAGATGATCGACGACGGCGATACCGGCATTTCAGTGATCAAAGTAACTCGCAAAGGCTCCGAGCGCATTGTGCGCTACGCCTTTGAGCTGGCCAAAAACAATGGCCGCAAAAAAGTCACCGCGGTACACAAAGCCAACATTATCAAAACCAGCTCGGGGTTGTTCCTGGACGTGGCGCGGGAGATTGCCAAAGAGTATCCCGAGATCGAATTCCAGGAGATGATCGTCGATAACGCCTGCATGCAGCTGGTAATGAACCCACATCAGTTTGATGTGGTGGTCACCACCAACCTGTTTGGCGACATTCTCTCTGACCTTTGCGCTGGTTTAGTGGGCGGTTTGGGCTTGGCCCCAGGGGCAAACATCGGCGAAAAAGCGGCGATTTTTGAAGCGGTGCACGGCTCAGCGCCGGATATCGAAGGCAAAAACATCGCCAACCCCTGTGCTCTTCTACTGGCCGCCGCACAAATGCTTGACCACCTGGGCATGACAGAGAAAGGCACCGCCATCCGCCAGGGTATTCGTACCGTGCTGGAAACCCGTCGCGACATGGTTACTCCTGATATGGGTGGCACTGGCACTACCGACTCCTTCGCCCAGGCACTGGTTGAATACGTACAGAGCTAG
- a CDS encoding zf-HC2 domain-containing protein, whose translation MCREATALMSLKQDKTLSLRDKLSLRIHLSMCRACRTCARQFDLLHQVGNHHPASQHNFRKTLDD comes from the coding sequence ATGTGTCGCGAAGCCACGGCGTTGATGTCTTTAAAACAGGACAAAACACTATCATTGCGTGACAAGCTGTCCCTTCGTATTCATCTGTCGATGTGCCGAGCCTGTCGAACCTGCGCCCGTCAATTCGACCTGTTACACCAAGTTGGCAATCATCACCCAGCCTCCCAGCATAATTTTCGCAAAACGTTAGACGACTAG
- a CDS encoding methyl-accepting chemotaxis protein: MLTLLTSNGLHSALYQHTACISFTPEGVIKKASEQFLTAVGYTLDQVKGQHHQIFCFPEESRSLEYRTFWETLAAGHSQQGRFRRSNSQGEEIWLEATYIPISNRRGKVVEVLKIANDITAAHQEAERKNAILDALNSSMAVIEFTPGGEILNANSNFEQAMGYRNDELVGAHHRMFCPANFSQTNPRFWERLAQGEYMQGKFERLDSRGASVWLEATYNPIKDSHGNVVKVVKFATDITRSVQAAESATRAVTAAQSTSSQTEQIAQNGLSHLQRVVRDSEQAALTLAEAQQLIAALNNQAQSINSITESIARIANQTNLLSLNAAVEAARAGEQGRGFAVVANEVRRLAKGSSEAVEDITRVLKENNALVERTTHAMQQVVEQGKSSQTSVSEIEIIVNEILTGARNVSTSIEQLALESA; this comes from the coding sequence ATGCTCACACTTCTCACTTCCAATGGTTTACACAGTGCACTATATCAACACACCGCTTGCATCTCTTTTACACCTGAAGGGGTGATTAAAAAGGCAAGCGAGCAATTCCTGACCGCCGTAGGCTACACGCTTGACCAAGTGAAGGGGCAACACCACCAAATTTTCTGCTTCCCAGAAGAGAGCCGTAGCCTTGAGTACCGCACCTTTTGGGAAACCCTGGCAGCTGGGCATAGCCAACAAGGCCGCTTTCGGCGTTCTAATTCCCAGGGAGAGGAAATTTGGTTAGAGGCTACCTACATACCGATCAGTAATCGGCGGGGTAAGGTTGTAGAGGTACTTAAAATTGCCAATGACATTACAGCTGCCCATCAAGAGGCGGAGCGGAAAAATGCCATCCTGGACGCGCTAAACAGCTCCATGGCGGTCATTGAATTTACCCCTGGCGGTGAAATTCTCAATGCCAACTCAAATTTTGAGCAGGCCATGGGCTATCGAAATGATGAATTAGTTGGCGCGCACCACAGAATGTTTTGCCCCGCCAATTTTTCTCAAACTAACCCCCGCTTCTGGGAGCGGCTGGCTCAGGGCGAGTACATGCAAGGCAAGTTTGAGCGTTTGGATTCTCGTGGTGCCAGCGTATGGCTAGAGGCGACTTACAACCCGATTAAAGATAGTCATGGAAACGTAGTAAAAGTGGTCAAGTTTGCCACCGATATTACCCGCTCCGTTCAGGCGGCAGAGTCCGCTACACGTGCCGTCACTGCTGCCCAGAGCACATCCTCTCAAACAGAGCAGATCGCCCAAAACGGTCTTAGCCATCTGCAGCGCGTTGTGCGTGATTCTGAACAAGCGGCACTAACATTGGCAGAAGCACAGCAGCTAATCGCCGCACTTAACAATCAGGCACAGAGTATTAACAGCATTACCGAGTCGATTGCCCGTATCGCTAACCAAACCAACCTGCTATCGCTCAATGCCGCGGTGGAAGCCGCACGCGCCGGTGAACAGGGGCGCGGGTTCGCGGTGGTGGCTAACGAAGTACGCCGCCTGGCCAAAGGCTCTAGTGAAGCGGTAGAGGATATTACCCGAGTGCTAAAAGAGAACAACGCCTTAGTCGAGCGCACCACTCACGCCATGCAGCAGGTAGTGGAGCAGGGGAAATCAAGCCAAACCAGCGTTAGCGAAATTGAGATTATCGTCAATGAGATACTCACCGGGGCACGCAACGTTTCAACGTCCATTGAACAGCTTGCGCTAGAGTCCGCTTGA
- a CDS encoding SulP family inorganic anion transporter: protein MSLYTKQEWFSNIKGDTLSGIVVALALIPEAIAFSIIAGVDPKVGLYASFCIAVIIAFTGGRPGMISAATGAMALLMVTLVREHGLEYLLAATLLTGVLQIIAGYLKLADLMRFVSRSVVTGFVNALAILIFMAQLPELTDVTWHVYAMTLAGLGIIYLFPYLPVIGKSIPSPLVCIVVLTAVYMISGMDIRSVGDMGELPDTLPVFLWPSVPLNLETLWIILPYAMMLTVVGLLESMMTATIVDDLTDTPSNKNRECKGQGIANIGAGLMGGMAGCAMIGQSVINIKSGGRTRLSTLIAGVVLLMMVVFLADWVSQIPMAALVAVMIMVSIGTFSWESIRDLKKHPISTNIVMLATVAVTVSTHNLAIGVFVGVLLAALFFANKVGNILYVGSKEVEVGKQREYQVVGQVFFASSERFTAAFDLKESIEKVTIDLSRAHFWDVTAVQALDRIVIKFRREGTEVELVGLSEASATVVDRYAVHNDPEAVEKLMGGH, encoded by the coding sequence ATGTCTCTCTATACCAAGCAAGAGTGGTTTTCCAACATTAAAGGCGACACGCTCTCTGGAATCGTTGTCGCCCTTGCACTAATTCCCGAGGCGATTGCCTTTTCAATCATTGCCGGCGTTGATCCCAAAGTTGGTCTTTACGCTTCATTCTGTATCGCGGTGATCATTGCGTTCACGGGGGGGCGCCCCGGCATGATTTCGGCGGCGACTGGTGCTATGGCGTTACTGATGGTGACGCTGGTGAGAGAGCATGGGCTTGAATATTTGCTGGCCGCCACGCTGTTGACAGGTGTGCTCCAGATTATTGCTGGTTATCTGAAACTCGCGGATTTGATGCGCTTCGTGTCACGCTCAGTGGTGACGGGATTCGTTAATGCGCTGGCGATTTTGATTTTCATGGCACAGCTACCGGAGTTGACCGATGTGACTTGGCATGTGTATGCCATGACGCTGGCCGGATTGGGCATTATCTACCTGTTCCCCTATTTACCTGTCATCGGAAAGTCCATCCCCTCACCGCTGGTCTGTATTGTGGTACTTACCGCGGTCTATATGATCAGCGGTATGGATATTCGCAGCGTCGGTGATATGGGCGAACTGCCTGATACATTGCCTGTATTCCTGTGGCCAAGTGTGCCGCTGAACCTGGAAACGCTATGGATCATTCTACCTTACGCGATGATGCTAACCGTGGTCGGTCTGCTCGAGTCTATGATGACTGCCACCATTGTCGATGATTTGACCGATACGCCGAGTAATAAAAACCGCGAATGTAAGGGCCAAGGTATCGCCAACATTGGTGCAGGTTTAATGGGCGGCATGGCGGGCTGCGCCATGATCGGCCAATCGGTGATCAACATAAAATCTGGTGGCCGTACGCGCCTTTCAACGCTGATAGCGGGTGTCGTACTACTGATGATGGTGGTCTTTTTAGCCGATTGGGTTTCGCAAATTCCAATGGCGGCGCTGGTGGCGGTAATGATTATGGTGTCGATCGGTACCTTCAGCTGGGAGTCGATCCGTGATCTTAAAAAGCATCCGATAAGCACCAATATTGTCATGCTGGCAACGGTTGCAGTTACCGTCAGTACACACAACTTAGCGATTGGTGTTTTTGTAGGCGTGCTGCTAGCAGCGCTATTCTTTGCTAATAAAGTGGGCAACATTCTCTACGTTGGTTCAAAAGAAGTAGAAGTCGGTAAGCAGCGTGAGTATCAGGTGGTGGGGCAAGTATTCTTCGCATCCTCTGAGCGCTTTACGGCCGCCTTCGATCTAAAGGAAAGCATTGAGAAAGTGACGATTGACCTTTCTCGTGCGCATTTTTGGGATGTGACTGCTGTACAGGCACTTGATCGGATCGTAATTAAATTCCGCCGTGAAGGTACCGAAGTAGAGTTGGTGGGCTTGAGCGAGGCCAGCGCGACGGTAGTGGATCGCTATGCGGTGCACAATGACCCCGAAGCGGTTGAAAAACTGATGGGCGGCCACTAA
- a CDS encoding CNNM domain-containing protein, translating into MFLLITIATLSIAFSFLCSILEAALLSITPSYIAKQKEDNPKLHASLTRLKANIDRPLAAILTLNTIAHTVGATAVGAQAAVVFGEASIAIVSAVMTMAILILSEIIPKTIGATYWRGLSPFLPRFLNPMIIGLLPFIWMSEQITRRLGKSEHDVDLRDEIKVLARVGLEEKVLDADESRTIINMLNLHDILVSKAMTPRTVCETVLPDMTVKTFDEQYGKAPFTRFPVMDNGEQAFGYVHKADMYHADDAKTMRELMHPIGSVDVSHNVEQVFTSMLKDHLHMRVVYDEHGTFVGLITLEDIIETILGQDIVDETDNVANLRHYAKQKWIKRVKREDKDAKAEE; encoded by the coding sequence ATGTTCCTCCTAATCACGATTGCTACCCTTTCAATCGCGTTCTCGTTTTTATGTTCCATCCTTGAAGCGGCGCTTCTTTCAATTACGCCCAGCTATATTGCTAAGCAGAAAGAAGATAACCCCAAGTTGCACGCCTCGCTTACGCGCCTGAAGGCTAATATCGATCGGCCCCTAGCCGCTATTTTGACCCTCAACACGATTGCCCATACCGTGGGTGCAACTGCAGTGGGTGCTCAGGCCGCGGTCGTGTTTGGCGAAGCCTCTATTGCCATCGTCTCAGCGGTAATGACCATGGCGATTTTAATACTGTCGGAAATTATTCCGAAGACCATTGGCGCGACTTACTGGCGTGGTTTATCGCCGTTTTTGCCGCGCTTTTTAAATCCGATGATTATAGGCCTGCTGCCTTTTATCTGGATGTCGGAACAGATCACCCGTCGACTAGGTAAGTCAGAGCACGATGTCGATTTGCGCGATGAAATTAAAGTGCTGGCCCGTGTCGGTCTGGAAGAGAAGGTGCTGGATGCCGACGAGTCGCGCACCATTATCAATATGCTCAACTTGCACGATATCTTGGTTAGCAAAGCGATGACTCCGCGCACGGTGTGTGAAACCGTTTTGCCTGACATGACCGTGAAAACGTTTGATGAGCAGTATGGCAAAGCACCGTTCACACGCTTTCCAGTGATGGACAATGGTGAGCAGGCCTTTGGCTATGTGCATAAAGCGGATATGTATCATGCCGACGATGCCAAAACAATGCGTGAGTTGATGCATCCGATCGGCAGCGTGGACGTCTCACATAACGTTGAGCAGGTATTCACCTCCATGCTGAAAGACCACCTGCACATGCGGGTGGTCTACGATGAGCACGGTACCTTTGTAGGTTTAATAACGTTAGAAGACATTATCGAAACCATTCTGGGGCAAGATATTGTCGATGAGACCGACAATGTGGCCAATCTACGCCACTATGCGAAACAAAAGTGGATAAAGCGGGTGAAGCGGGAAGATAAAGACGCCAAAGCAGAGGAGTAA